TGGAGGACACTTCGAGCGTCGCAACCATATTGTCCATCCCGTTCCGGCGCAGCATCCACTCGGGGAGCTTCGGGAGCTGGTAGAACCAGACGTACCAACTCCGCGCGATCTGGCGGAGGCTGGAGCGGAGTGTCTCTCGATACACCGTCGGGTGCGGAACGTTACAGATTCCGAGTCGATCGACAACTGCAGGCTCACGAAGAGCGACGTTCCAGGCCACGAACGCGCCGAAATCGTGTCCGACTACGTGGGCCGATTCGCGTCCCTCACTGCGGATTAATTCACGGACATCGGCGACGAGATTCGACATCCGGTAGGCGTCGATTCCGTCGGGTGCTTCGCTTAGATTACAGCCGCGCTGATCCGGGACCACCACGCGATAGCCAGCATCCACGAGCGGACCGATCTGGTGACGCCATCCATACCAGAAATCGGGGTGGCCGTGTAACAAGACGACGAGGGGGGCATTAGGTTCGCCAGCTGTTACGACGTGTAGTCGGACGCCGTTTACCTCCCGGGAGGAAGATGCGACGTTCGGGGCTGTAAGCAACGATGCGTCAGTATCTGTGGATGGTGTTGTTGCTGCCATCAGTGTTTGTTGGCACGGCGAGCGGTTCGAATGCTCTGCTCAGGCGTCAACGGGGTATTGATGTCTGAAAATACGCGATGTATCCGAATAGGCGGACTGCCGTAGCAGTAAGGCTATTTTTATTTTCGACTACGAGCCCGAGCGCATCAGCGGACGATTTCGCTAAAGACGCGTTCTTCCACTTTTCGAAGGTGTTCACCCACTGTTCCAGGAGAGATCCCGACGGCGTCACCTACCTCTTCAAGTGACGCTTTACGTGGTTCAGTGTAGTATCCTACCTCCACGGCTGCCTCAAGTACTTCTTCTTGTCGAGTGGTGATCATCCGACTGAGAGACGACTCGTCCGCCTCGTACTCCCCATATTGCGAATATCGAACGCCATCGAATCCAGCTCATCGGCGTAGTCGAACAGCTTGCTCAAGGAGTTCTCCGTCCCGAGGTACGTAATTTCGAGGTGACCCTCGGAAGTGAAGCGGATCGGCGTATCAACTACTAAAAACAATTCTTGCTGGAGTACCAGTGCCTTTCGGACCTCGTCGGTCGGTACGAATTGACTCACAACCATCCACCGGTCATCTCCGGCAACGAGATAATCGATGACGTGCGGGGATTCAGCCATAATCTGTTCGTACCGCTCTTGACTGCCGCTCGCCTCCGCCAGTAGCAACACGGTCTCGTCGACCAGGAGTTCAACGTGATGAATGGCTCTTCGCTCGATATCCGGTGCTTCCGTGAGCTTATCCCCGAGTGGATGGAATGCACCTCCCTTGTTTGGCTTGACTTCCACCGTGAGATACCGCATATGACGACTTGCAGCACGTTGGAAAATAAATTACAACGGTGGAGCCACTCACCGCTGCGGCGCAACGAAAAAACAGCAGTTCCGAAGACACCACTGGTATTTATATTACACCACAGGTGAGGCAACGCGCCTACCGTGCTCGGTCTGAAACAGCTAGGTGTGGACGATGTCCCAGCATCACCGCTCGATCGCCCGACAGTCCCCGGCTGAGGCGGTCACCGCCCTCCCAACCGACGCCATCGTCGGTCGTGAAACGCACGAGAACGCCCCCGCGGTCGTGATCCGCGCTGATCGAGTACAGAGCGTCCTTTCGACGCTTCGCTCGGAGGCGGGGTTCGACCACTGTTCGTGTGTGACTGCCCAAGAGTACGAAGACCGCTTCGAGACGATCTATCACCTCACCAGTTACGACGACCGGACGCGTGAACTGTCGGTCGTCGTCCCGACAGCGAAGGACGACCCCGTGAGTGAGTCGGCAACACCGGTCTATCGGACTGCTGGGTGGCACGAACGGGAGGCCTACGATCTCGTCGGTATCGAATACGAGGACCACCCGGACCTGCGGCGGATCCTGCTACCGGAGACCTGGCAGGGCCATCCGTTGTCACTGGACTACGATCAGACACGGCCCCAGATCGTTCCGTTGTCCGAACACGCGAACCCGTTACAGGAGGATCACCGTGAAGGACCTGACACGATGCACGTCAACATCGGGCCGCACCACCCGTCGACTCACGGGGTCCTTCACTTGAACGTCGAGCTGAATGGAGAAACGATCGCTGACGTTGAGCCGGATATCGGGTACATACACCGGTGTGAGGAGCAAATGTGCCAGCAGGGAACCTACCGCCACCAGATTATGCCGTATCCAGATCGCTGGGACTGGGGCGGTGCGGGCCTCCTGAACGAGTGGGCTTACGCCCGC
The Halobellus limi genome window above contains:
- a CDS encoding alpha/beta fold hydrolase; this encodes MAATTPSTDTDASLLTAPNVASSSREVNGVRLHVVTAGEPNAPLVVLLHGHPDFWYGWRHQIGPLVDAGYRVVVPDQRGCNLSEAPDGIDAYRMSNLVADVRELIRSEGRESAHVVGHDFGAFVAWNVALREPAVVDRLGICNVPHPTVYRETLRSSLRQIARSWYVWFYQLPKLPEWMLRRNGMDNMVATLEVSSKEGTFDDEAFTRYQAAWQHTGIEPRINWYRGFRRSERPQRDTVVQPTLICWGEDDVGLISSMAEQSLDYCETGRLRTFPDASHWVHHERKAVTDELLDHLSE